Proteins from one Salinispora arenicola genomic window:
- a CDS encoding TetR/AcrR family transcriptional regulator, producing MGSKPRQRSTADERRQTVLNTAIRAFAAKGYYGTTTVEVAKAAGISQGYLYRLFPDKESLFVAVIEHCSQRLRENIATAMASVTSTEPSVVLAQLSASYLALIADRDLLMLLMHGNCAAGEPAIREAVRRCYAQQVEYVRAASGASDEELHHYFAESLLANVVVAIGADSLDAPWARTLRA from the coding sequence ATGGGGAGCAAGCCACGGCAGCGCTCGACCGCCGACGAGCGCCGACAGACTGTGCTGAACACGGCGATCCGCGCTTTCGCGGCAAAGGGCTACTACGGCACCACGACAGTCGAGGTCGCCAAGGCCGCGGGGATCTCACAGGGCTACCTGTACCGGCTGTTTCCCGACAAGGAGTCGCTGTTCGTCGCGGTGATCGAGCATTGCTCGCAACGTCTGCGTGAGAACATCGCCACCGCCATGGCGAGTGTGACCAGCACGGAGCCGTCGGTCGTACTCGCCCAGCTGTCTGCCTCCTACCTCGCCCTCATCGCCGACCGTGACCTGCTGATGCTGCTCATGCATGGCAACTGCGCGGCTGGCGAACCGGCCATCCGCGAGGCCGTACGGCGGTGTTACGCCCAGCAGGTCGAGTACGTCAGGGCCGCGTCGGGCGCCTCGGACGAGGAACTACACCACTACTTCGCCGAATCACTGCTGGCCAACGTCGTGGTCGCCATCGGCGCCGACTCTCTCGATGCCCCCTGGGCGCGCACCCTGCGCGCCTGA